A region from the Alnus glutinosa chromosome 5, dhAlnGlut1.1, whole genome shotgun sequence genome encodes:
- the LOC133868153 gene encoding uncharacterized protein LOC133868153: protein MSPFQKCYVSEVSFKEVFEDGIQRYSKEILELLVVVARGIWFRRNNLVFEGAFSHPDDVFSAAINFIREYKESLVKDKPLVQSEMNPGIRRDTATWSPPPYGFIKINWDAAINKTKGWIGMGIIARDYLGNCLGTRSLTKILQADAKTAESLAVLEAIQFAKEAGFLEAIFEGDAANVIEEINSDPPYLSRAGHILESIHVERQSLHTCSFNFVFRESNYAAHCLGKEAARIMCDLCLLEDTPTSISSIVLREAISP, encoded by the coding sequence ATGTCTCCTTTCCAGAAGTGCTATGTCTCAGAGGTGTCTTTCAAGGAGGTGTTTGAAGACGGAATTCAACGTTATAGCAAGGAAATTCTGGAGCTGTTGGTAGTTGTGGCCCGTGGAATCTGGTTTAGGAGAAATAATCTAGTTTTTGAAGGAGCCTTTTCCCACCCAGATGATGTCTTCTCAGCTGCTATTAACTTCATTCGGGAATATAAGGAGAGCTTGGTAAAGGACAAGCCATTGGTGCAATCTGAAATGAATCCTGGTATTAGAAGAGACACAGCAACGTGGAGTCCTCCCCCGTATGGCTTCATAAAAATTAACTGGGACGCGGCTATTAATAAAACAAAGGGATGGATTGGTATGGGTATCATTGCCAGGGACTATTTGGGAAATTGCTTGGGAACCCGGAGTCTTACAAAAATTTTACAGGCAGATGCAAAGACTGCAGAATCTTTAGCAGTGTTGGAGGCTATTCAGTTTGCTAAAGAAGCTGGTTTTTTAGAGGCTATTTTTGAAGGAGATGCAGCCAATGTTATTGAAGAGATAAATTCAGATCCTCCTTATTTGTCGCGTGCAGGCCATATTCTCGAAAGTATTCATGTTGAGCGGCAAAGTTTACATACATgtagtttcaattttgtttttcgtGAGTCCAATTATGCAGCACATTGTCTTGGTAAAGAGGCTGCTCGTATTATGTGTGATTTGTGTTTGCTGGAGGATACTCCTACTAGTATCTCCAGTATTGTTCTTAGGGAAGCTATTTCTCCCTAG